The DNA segment GGTGGGCGCCACGTACGGGCCGCGACCATCCCGAGCGCCTGGAGCGGGATGCTCTCCTGGTCCGGATGGATGAACGGCACGTGCAAGGGATAGACGCGCAGGAGGGCGCCGATCGCGAGGGCGGCGAGCAGGAGACCGCGCGGCACGCCGCCGTCTACCGCTCGCGGTCGCGCCCGAGCAAGCCGGCGCGAATTTGCGGGCGCCTGCGCCGCACGTGTAAGACCCGGCCGTGCTCGCGCGGCAACGCTCGCCGCTCCTCGTGCTCGCGCTCTTCGTCGCGGGCGCGATCTGGTGGACGTGGCCGCTCGCCACCGCGCTCGACGCGGGCTACCTCTTCCCGGGCACGAAGGTCCCGGCCGCCAGCCGCGCCGACGCGTATCTCGTCACGTGGATGATGGCGTGGACGGGACACGCGCTGCGCACGCAGCCGCTCCACCTGTTCGACGCCAACATCTGGTATCCGATCCGCGACGCCCTGGCGTTCTCGGAGCACATGATCGGGGCGGCGGTGCAGGTCCTGCCGCTCCAGGTGGCCTGGGTGGACCCGGTCGCGATCCACAACCTGTTCGTGATCGGATCGTACGTCGTCGCCGCGATCGGGGCCGCGCTCGTGGTGCGCGATCTCGGCGGCACGTGGACCGGCGGCTTCGTCGCGGGCGCGCTCTACGCCTTCGGGCCCCACCGCACCTGGCTCATGGGGCACGCGCATCTGCTCGGCTCGCACCTGGTGCCGTTCGTCTTCCTCTTCCTCCAGCGGCTGCTGCGCGAGGGGCGCTGGCGCGACGGCGGGCTCTTCGCCGCCGTCCTCCTCCTCCAGGTGCTGACGAGCGTCTACCACCTCTACTACTTCGGCATCGGGGTCGGCGTCTTCGTGCTCGCCTGGGCGCTCTGCCGCGTGCCGGCGGCGCCGGGCGCGTACCGGCGCGTCGCGCTCTGCCTCGCCGCGTGCGTCGCCGTCGTGGTGCCGACGATGCTCCCGTACGCCGACGTGCGGGCGCGCTTCGCGCTCGCCCGCGATCCGGTCCAGACGCTGTGGTTCTCGTCGGTCGGTCTCAACTTCCTGGGCGGGCTCGCAGCGCCGATCGCCCACTATCGCGCCCGCCTGCTCGGGCAGGGGCTGGCGCCCTCCGTGCTCGGGCTCGGCGCGTTCGCCGCCATCGTGTGCGGTAGCCTCTGCGGCGCCCCGGCGGGGCGTGGCGGGCGGCGCGTCGGCCTGGTCTACCTCCTGGTCGGGCTCGCGCTCTCCGTCCTGGCGCTCGGGCCGCGCATGCGGATGGGCGCGTTCACGGCCGAGATCGCCGGCCCGTACGAGCTGCTCCAGCGCGTGGTCCCCGGCTTCGATGGCCTGCGCGCCCCGGGCCGCGCCGCGATCGGCGCCTTCTGCGCGTTCGCCGTGCTGGCGGGCCTGTGCGTGAGCGCGTTCGGCCGGCGCGCGCACGGCCGTTGGGCGCGCGCCGCCGTCGTCGTGCTCGCTGCGGTGCTCGTCGGCAGCGAGCTCGGCCCGCCGCCCGCGACCCGCTTCGAGCCGCTGCCATGGGCCAGGCAATCGGCGGGAGTGAATCGCTGGCTCGCGAGCGTTCCGGGCGACCCGGCGGTGATCGAGCTGCCGATCGGGACGCCGGACGTCGACGCCGGCTACATGGTGCGATCGAGCGCGCACTGGAAGTGGCTGGTCAACGGCTACACCGGCTTCGCGCCGGCCGCGACGTACGTGCGCTCGATCTTCTCCGGGTTCCCGGATGCGGCGAGCCTGCGGCTGCTGAAGGATCTGGACGTGCGCTACGCGATCCTCCATCCGGCGAGCCTCCCGCCGGCGCGGCGGAACATCTGCGTGGAGATCGACCACGGCGACCACCCGGAGCTTGCCCTGCGCTACGCCGACGACGACGCGTGTGCGGTCGAGATCGTCTCCGCGCCGCCCGCGCCCGTCCGCCCCCCCGATCGGCCGATTGCGCGCGAGGCGCTCGCGCTCACGACCTCGAGCCATGGCGACGCGCGCGCGGCCGTCGACGGCGACGTCGCGACGCATTGGATCGACGACGTCGACGAGAAGGTGGACGCCTGGCTGCGCGTCGATCTTCCGGCACCGCGCCGCCTGCGGCGTCTCGTCATCGAGCTCGGCCCCCACTTCGGCGAGTTCCTCCGCCTCTACCGGATCGAGACGTCGGCCGACGGCGATACGTGGACGACGGTGACGGCGCCACCGTTCGGCGAAGCGCCGCTCGTCGGCATGCGGACCGACCCCGATCGCCTGGCCGTCGAGGTGGCGTTGCCCGACGTCACCACACAGCACCTGCGCATCGTCCGCCCCAAGCACACCGACGGAAGCCCCTTCGATCTCTGGAGCAACTGGACCCGCTGGGGCGTCCACGAGCTCCTTCTCTACGAGGCGACCGACTGACCCGCGCGCTCGGCTGGCGGGTCAGGCGGGCCTCGGTTATGGTGACCGGTCTGTGTCGACGCCCCCGAAGGCGGTCGTGGTCATCCCGACCTACAACGAGCGGGAGAACATCGGGCGCATCGTGCCGCTCGCGCTGGCGGCCACGCCGTGCGAGGTGGTCGTGGTCGACGACGAGTCGCCCGACGGCACGGCCGCCGTCGTGGCCGACATGGCGGCGCGCGACCCGCGCGTCCACCTGGTGAAGCACAGCCCGAAGCTCGGCATCGGTCCGGCCTACAAGGAAGGGTTCCGGGTCGCGATCGCGATGCAGCCCGAGCTCGTGATCCAGATGGACGCCGATCTCTCGCATCCGCCCGAGATGCTCGCCGAGATGGTGCGCCTGGCGGCCGATCACGACCTCGTCCTCGGCTCGCGCTACCTGAACGGCATCACGGTCGTGAACTGGCCGATCGAGCGGCTGCTCATCTCCTACTTCGGCAACGCCTACGTGCGCGGCGTCACCCGGATGCCGGTGCGCGACGCGACCGGGGGCTTCAAGTGCTGGCGGCGCGAGGCCCTGGTCGCGGTCGAGCCCGAGCGCGTGCGCTCGAACGGGTATGCATTCCAGATCGAGACGACCTTCCGCGCCTGGCGACACGGGTGCTCGATCAAGGAGGTGCCGATCCTGTTCGTCGACCGCGTCGAGGGCGAGTCGAAGATGAACCGTCGCATCGGGCTCGAGGCCCTCTGGATCGTGTGGTGGTTGAAGCTCGCCGACCGCCTGGGGCGGCTCTGAGGACGGCCGGCGTGCAGCGGCTCGGGCTCCTCGGCGTCGTCGTCGTGGCGGCGGCGTACTTCGCCACCTTCGTGCACTACGGCGTGAACCTGGAGGACGAGGGTCTGGTCCTGCTCCAGATCGCGCGCACCTTCCGCGGCGAGGTGCCGTATCTCGACTTCCACACCGGCTACACGCCCGGCGCGTTCTATCTGAACGCCGTCCTCTTCCGTGTCTTCGGCGAATCGGTGATCCCGCTGCGCTGGGCCCTGGTCCTCGTGAACACCGCCACCGTGGCGCTCATCTACGTGCTCGCGCGGCCGCTCGCGGGGGGCGTCCTCGCCGCGGTGGCGGCGCTCGGCTACGCGGCGTTCCTGCCGTGCTTCGTCGGCGAGTTCGCCTCGTTCAACGTGCCGTATCCGTCCTGGTACGCCGGGCTGTGCTTCCTCGTGGCGCAGCTCGCCATGGACCGCCATCTCGCGCGTCGCGCGCCGGCACCGCTCGTGTGGGCCGGGGTCGCGGTCGGGCTTGCGTTCACCTTCAAGCCGAACGCGGGCGTGCTCGCCGTGCTGGCGTGCGGGCTCGTGCTCGCGATCGAGCGCGCCGGCGACGGCGATCCGAACCGGCGCGGAAGCCGCGTCCTCATGGGGCTCGCGGGGGTGGTCCTCCTGCTCGCCTTCAACCTGCAGGTGGGCGGCGCGGAGTTCCCGCTCATCGTCGGGCCCATGCTGGTGCTGCTGTGGGTGCGGGCCCGGCGCGCGCGTGCGCCGCTCGCCACGCCGATCCGCCTGTGGCCCGCCGTCGCGCGTATCGCCGCAGGCGGCCTGGTCGTGACGCTGCCTTGGATCGCCTATTTCCTAGCGCGCCTCGGCGTCGGCGGCTTCCTGCGCGAGGTGCTCCTCATCGGCTCGGATGCCGACCGCATCTACGCGACGCCGTACCCGGTGCCGCTCGGCTTCCCGGCCGGCTGGCCCGCCGTGTTCGCCGTCCTGCTGGTCGTGGCCGGCGTGCTCGGCCTGCGCGCCGAGCGCGGAGCGCTGCGGGTCGGTCGCGCCATCGGGTGGGTGGCGGGCGGCGGGGCGCTCTTCGCGATCTCTCTCGTCGCCTGGGCGCAGATCCCCGAGGGCCTCGCGCGCTCGATCACGTGGCAGGCGCAGCACGTGGGCTTCTACGTCGTCCCGATGATGGGGCTCGGCGTCGGCTGGCACTGCCTCGGCAGGCTGCGCGGCGCGCAGGCGACGCTCGACGTCGCCGGACGGCGCCTCCTTGGCCATCTCGTCTTCGCGCTCTGCATGTTCGTCATGCTCTATCCGCGCATCGACACGATGCACCTCATCATCGCGCTGCCGTCGGCGCTCGTGCTGGCGGCGATCGTGACGGCGCGGATGGGGCGCGCGTGGGGCAGGGTGCTCGGCGTGTCGCCGGCGCTGGTGGGGAACGCCATGGCGGCGGCCGCGCTCGCGCTCGCGCTGATCTCGGCCGTGCCGAACCTCGAGGGGCCGCTCGGCGAGGCGCCGCTCGGGCTCGCGGCGCCCGACGTGGCCGTGCACGTCGAAGGCGAGCGCTCGGCCGACTTCCAGGCGATGAACGCGACGCTCGCGTACCTGCGGGAGCGTCTCGAGCCGAACGAGGCCCTGTTCGCGTTCCCCGCCGTCGCCCTCGTGCCGTACGCGCTCGGTCATCCCACGCCGACGCCGCACGACTACTACTTCCCCGGCCGGCCCGACCATCTGGCCGAGGCGGAGGTCGTCCGTACGCTCGCCGCCGAGCCCCCGCGCTTCGTCGTGACCCTGTCGCGGCGGCTCGGATTCTTCGCGCAGGCGCCGGCGTACTACTTCATCCTGCGCGAGCACCTGGAGCGCCACTACGAGGTCGCGGCACGCTTCGGGCGCTATGCGGTCCTGCGCCGCTCGGACCTCCCGCCCGAGCCGCTGGTGGCGATGGAGTTCACGACCGCGCCCCCGCGCGATCGCTGGGTGGCCGAGCTCGCCGATCCCGACCGCGAGCTGCGCCGCAAGGCGGTCCTCGCCATCCTCGACGCGGCCGGATCGCCCGCCGGCGTCGACGCCGTCGTGCGCTCGATCGCGCCCGACGAGCCGACCATGCTGCTCGTGCTGCGCAACTTCGCCGAGACGGGCGACGTGCGCGCCGTCGACTTCGCCTACGACGTCTTCGAGAGCACGACGGGTCGCGTGCGCGGCGAGGCTGCGGGCGCCCTCAACTTCATCGCGCTCGCCGAGACGGTGCGCCGCTGGGCGCTCGTGCCCGAGCCGGGCTGGCATGCGGAGGACGCCGTCCAGGCGCTCGCGGGCATCGACGTGGAGAAGGTCCGGCACTGGATGGACGACTACAAGATCCGCCGTCAGGTGGGCGTGTTCGCCGCCTGGGCGCTGACGGAGCGGCGCGACGCCGGCGCGGCGCCGTTCTTCACCCAGACCCTGCGCCAGGAGACCAAGCGGCCCTACCTGCAGGTGGTGTCGGCCGAAGGGCTCGTGACGCTCGGCTTCCCGCACGTGCTCTGCGATCTCGTGGGGATGCTCGGGCAGCAGAAGCACGACGTGCAGGACATGATGCCGGACTTCCTGATCGCGTCGGCGGCGACGTCGCCGAACGAGCTCGCACACTGCCTCGAGCAGGGGCTCACGCAACCCGACACGCTCGGGCGCGAGGTCGCCGCCTGGGTGGCGGGCGCGGCGCGGCTCGGGCCGGCGGGTCCGGCGCTCCGCAAGGCGACGGGCGACCGCGAGGCCGGGGTGCGCGTGGCGGCGGTCTGGGCGCTGGGCGCGATCGGCGACGCCGCGGCGCGCCCCGAGCTGGTGGCGCTCGCGGCGGACTCGGACGCCACGACGCGTGCCTTCGCCGGCGAGGCGCTGGCACGCCTCGAGCGTGCCCATGGAGTCGTGCAATGAGCGCCTTCACCGGCGAGCGGCTGCCCGGCGGCGGCGACGCCGAGTTCGGCGTCGACATGGCGCGCCACATGGCCGCCTACGACTTCGCGGCGACGCGCGCGCCCGGCAAGAGCGTGCTCGACGCTGGCTGCGGCGAGGGGTACGGCGCGGCCCGGCTCGCCGACGCCGCGCGCGAGGTCGTGGGCGTCGACCGCATCGAGCCCATCACGGTCGCGCGCGCCCGCCATCGGCATCCGCGCCTGCGCTTCGAGGTGGCGGACCTCGAGCACCTGGAGGCGCTCGGCCGCCAGTTCGACCTCGTGGTGAGCTTCCAGGTGATCGAGCACCTGCCCGATCCGGTCGGCTACCTGCGCGCGCTCGCGGCGCGCATCGCGCCGGGCGGCGAGATGATCGTGACGACGCCGAATCGCCTCATGTCCGTGTCCGAGAACCCGTACCACCTGCGGGAGTGGACGGCGCCCGAGCTGCTCGCCCTGGCGGCGCCGGTGCTGCCCGGGGTTCGCGTCGAGGGCATGAACGGCTCCGCGCGCGTGCTCGCCTACGAGCGGGCGCGCGGCGAGCAGGTGCGGCGCATCCTGCGCCTGGATCCCCTCGGGCTTCGCAACCTCGTGCCCGGCTTCATCGTACGCGGCGTCTTCCCGCGCCTCGCGCGCCTCGTGCGCCGGCGGATCGGCGCCGGCGCCGCGATGCCCGACGTCGGACCGGCGGACTTCAGCGTGCACGGGCGCGACCTCGAGCACGCGCTCGACCTCGTGCTCCTCGCGCGCCCGGGTGGGTCGTCAGGATGACGCGCGTCCTCGCCGCGGTGGCGTTCCTCGTCGCCGCCCACGCGGCGCGTGCCGGGGAGATCGCGATCACGCGGCTCGGCGGCGGCCTGGGCTGGACCCACTGTGCGGTGGAGCACCTGGGCGAGACGCGTCCGGCGACCGCGTGCGCGCAGATCCATCGCGCCGCGAGCGGCAAGGACGTGGTCGTTCCGCCCGGCCGCACGATCGAGGTGGCGCTCGATCCCGCCGCGGCCAAGGGAGCCGTGCGCCTGGTGACCGAGGCGTTCACGTACGCCGACGCTCCGACGGAGCCGATCGCGGCGGCGACCCTCAAGGACTTCGACCGGGTCGTGACCCAGGGCAACAACGATCGCTTCCTCGAGCGCGGCTTCATGCACGAGCCCGCCATGCGCGCGGCGCTGCAGCCGCCGCTCGCCGCCGCGTCGCTGCCCACGAAGCTCACGCTGCGCTTCGGCGCCGACGACGTCGGCCGCAAGGTCGCCTATGGCGTCTGGGCCTGGCCGGCGACGGCGCCCCCCGATCTGCACGTCGAGACGGAGCCCATCGTCGTGACGGCGGGCGACGGCCTGCGCATCGGCTTCGGCGTGCAGGACCCGGGCTGGGGCCCGGGGGCGCCGCCGGTCACCTTCATCGTCAGCGAGACGACGAAGGGGGATCCGCCGACGCCGCTCTGGAGCCGCCGGCTCGATCCCGCGCGCCGCGCCGGCGACCGCGGCTGGATCGACGCCGAGGTCGAGCTGCAGCCGGCGATGGAAGGTCCGGTCACGATCGGGCTCGACGCGCACGTCGAAGGGGAGGGCGCGACCTTTCCCGTCTGGGCGCGGCCGATCCTCGTGCGTACGGCGCCGCCGGCGCCCGCGCGCACGAACCTGCTCCTCATCTCCCTCGACACCGTGCGCGCGGACCACCTCTCGGGCGCCGGCTACAAGCGCGCGACGTCACCCGTGCTCGACGCCTTCGCCGGCGAGGGCGTGCGCTTCGACCAGGCGATCGCCCCCTTCCCGTCGACGACGGCGTCGCACATGTCGATGCTGACGGGTCTCTATCCGTGCGCGCACCGTGTGATCGCACCCAGCGTCACGCTGGCGGCGAGCGTCACCACGCTCGCCGAGGTGCTGGCGCGCGCCGGCTACTCGACGGGCGCCGTCACCGAGGACGGCCTCATCAAGGGCGACATCGGGTTCAACCGCGGCTTCGACGCCTACCGCGATCAGGTGTGGACCGGCGACGAGCCGGTCGGCCTCTTTCCCGACACGACCGAGGTCGCGCGCGGCTGGATCGCACGGCACGCGACCGACCCGTTCTTCTTCTTCCTCCACACCTATCAGCCGCACACCCCGTTCAAGGTGCCCGCGTACTACAAGGGGCTGTTCGTCGTTCCGCCCGCGTCGCCCGAGGCGCTCGTGCAGGAGGCGGCCTACGACGAGGGGCTGCGCTACACCGACGACCTCCTCGCGAGCATCCTCGGGTGGCTCCGGCGCACGGGCCTCGCCGAGCGCACGCTCGTCGTCGTGACCTCGGATCACGGCACCGAGTTCGGCGAGCACGGCGGCATCGGCCACGCGCGGGGCGTCTACGACGAGCAGGTGCACGTGCCGCTCGTGCTCCACCATCCGACGCTCGCGGCCGGCGGGCGTCGGGTTCCGACGGCGGTGTCGATCATCGACCTCACGCCGACGGTGCTGGAGCTCCTCGGGCAGGGCGTCCCCGACGGCCTGCAGGGCCGGAGCCTCGCGCCGCTCGTGCGGGGCGAGCCGCTCGCGCGCGGCGACGTGTTCGCCGAGCAGCTCTGGGGGCCGCGACAGACGCTGCTGCGCACCGACGATCGCGCATGGATCGTGAAGCCGAGCGGCACCGAGCTGTACGACGTCGCGACCGATCCGCGCGAGCAGCACGACCTGGCGCCCGAGCACAAGGACGAGGCGGCCGCGGGCGCCGCGCGCATCACGGCGTTCCGCGACGGCTGCGCCGAGGTCGCCAAGCGCATCCAGACGACGGCCGCCGCACCGCTCGACGCCGATCGCACGCGGGCGCTGAAGGCGCTCGGCTATCTGCAGTGAGCATGGCGCTTGCCGCGGCGAGCCTTCCGATTGACGCTCGCGCGGGGGGTGCCCTACAACCGCCCCCGGCCGGCATGCTCCGCGAAGGCTACGAGGTCACGGCCACCTACGAGGCCACGCACTGGTGGTTTCGCTCCCGGCGCGATCTCGTGCTGCGCCAGGTGACGCGCGCGGCGGCGGCGGTCGGCGCGCCGGGGCGGCGCCTGCGCCTGCTCGACTACGGCTGCGGCACGGGCTTCAACCTGCCGTGGCTCGCCCGCTTCGGCGAGGTCGCGGGCGCCGACGTCGCCGACGAAGCGCTGCGGGAGTTCCAGAAGACGACCGGCTATCCGCTCCTCGACCTGCGCGACGACCTCGGCGCACACCACGGCCGCTACGACATCGTGCTCGCGCTCGACGTGCTCGAGCATTGCGACGACGACGTCGAGGGGCTCCGCGCGATGGAGCGCTTCGTCGCGCCGGGAGGACAGCTCGTCCTGACCGTGCCCGCGTATCGCTGGCTGTGGAGCGGCGAGGACGTGATCAGCCGCCACCGCCGGCGCTACACGCGCCGCATGCTGGTCGGAGCGTGCGAGCGGGCGGGGCTCCAAGTGCTCTACGCGAGCTACTTCAACCTCGCGATCCTCCCCGCCGTGGCGGCGGTCGTCTGGACCCGGCGCCTGCTCGATCCGGCGGCGCGCGAGCACTCGAACCTGCGGCCGACGGCGCCGTGGCTCAACGAGACGCTCTATCGGGTCACGTCGAGCGAGGCCCGCTGGGTCGGCGACGAGCGGCTCGCGATGCCGGCGGGCGCCAGCCTCGTCGCCCGCCTCGCCCGCGCGAAGAGCGAGCATGCAGCCGTGGCGTGACCGCTACCTCGTCTTCGGTGCCCCGTACATCGGGCCCGAGGAACGCGCCGAGGTGCTCGCCTGCATCGACTCGGGCTGGCTCGGCACCGGGCCGCGCGTGGCGCGCCTGCAGCGCGACTTCCAGGCCTACGTGGGC comes from the Candidatus Eisenbacteria bacterium genome and includes:
- a CDS encoding HEAT repeat domain-containing protein, which produces MQRLGLLGVVVVAAAYFATFVHYGVNLEDEGLVLLQIARTFRGEVPYLDFHTGYTPGAFYLNAVLFRVFGESVIPLRWALVLVNTATVALIYVLARPLAGGVLAAVAALGYAAFLPCFVGEFASFNVPYPSWYAGLCFLVAQLAMDRHLARRAPAPLVWAGVAVGLAFTFKPNAGVLAVLACGLVLAIERAGDGDPNRRGSRVLMGLAGVVLLLAFNLQVGGAEFPLIVGPMLVLLWVRARRARAPLATPIRLWPAVARIAAGGLVVTLPWIAYFLARLGVGGFLREVLLIGSDADRIYATPYPVPLGFPAGWPAVFAVLLVVAGVLGLRAERGALRVGRAIGWVAGGGALFAISLVAWAQIPEGLARSITWQAQHVGFYVVPMMGLGVGWHCLGRLRGAQATLDVAGRRLLGHLVFALCMFVMLYPRIDTMHLIIALPSALVLAAIVTARMGRAWGRVLGVSPALVGNAMAAAALALALISAVPNLEGPLGEAPLGLAAPDVAVHVEGERSADFQAMNATLAYLRERLEPNEALFAFPAVALVPYALGHPTPTPHDYYFPGRPDHLAEAEVVRTLAAEPPRFVVTLSRRLGFFAQAPAYYFILREHLERHYEVAARFGRYAVLRRSDLPPEPLVAMEFTTAPPRDRWVAELADPDRELRRKAVLAILDAAGSPAGVDAVVRSIAPDEPTMLLVLRNFAETGDVRAVDFAYDVFESTTGRVRGEAAGALNFIALAETVRRWALVPEPGWHAEDAVQALAGIDVEKVRHWMDDYKIRRQVGVFAAWALTERRDAGAAPFFTQTLRQETKRPYLQVVSAEGLVTLGFPHVLCDLVGMLGQQKHDVQDMMPDFLIASAATSPNELAHCLEQGLTQPDTLGREVAAWVAGAARLGPAGPALRKATGDREAGVRVAAVWALGAIGDAAARPELVALAADSDATTRAFAGEALARLERAHGVVQ
- a CDS encoding discoidin domain-containing protein codes for the protein MLARQRSPLLVLALFVAGAIWWTWPLATALDAGYLFPGTKVPAASRADAYLVTWMMAWTGHALRTQPLHLFDANIWYPIRDALAFSEHMIGAAVQVLPLQVAWVDPVAIHNLFVIGSYVVAAIGAALVVRDLGGTWTGGFVAGALYAFGPHRTWLMGHAHLLGSHLVPFVFLFLQRLLREGRWRDGGLFAAVLLLQVLTSVYHLYYFGIGVGVFVLAWALCRVPAAPGAYRRVALCLAACVAVVVPTMLPYADVRARFALARDPVQTLWFSSVGLNFLGGLAAPIAHYRARLLGQGLAPSVLGLGAFAAIVCGSLCGAPAGRGGRRVGLVYLLVGLALSVLALGPRMRMGAFTAEIAGPYELLQRVVPGFDGLRAPGRAAIGAFCAFAVLAGLCVSAFGRRAHGRWARAAVVVLAAVLVGSELGPPPATRFEPLPWARQSAGVNRWLASVPGDPAVIELPIGTPDVDAGYMVRSSAHWKWLVNGYTGFAPAATYVRSIFSGFPDAASLRLLKDLDVRYAILHPASLPPARRNICVEIDHGDHPELALRYADDDACAVEIVSAPPAPVRPPDRPIAREALALTTSSHGDARAAVDGDVATHWIDDVDEKVDAWLRVDLPAPRRLRRLVIELGPHFGEFLRLYRIETSADGDTWTTVTAPPFGEAPLVGMRTDPDRLAVEVALPDVTTQHLRIVRPKHTDGSPFDLWSNWTRWGVHELLLYEATD
- a CDS encoding class I SAM-dependent methyltransferase, coding for MLREGYEVTATYEATHWWFRSRRDLVLRQVTRAAAAVGAPGRRLRLLDYGCGTGFNLPWLARFGEVAGADVADEALREFQKTTGYPLLDLRDDLGAHHGRYDIVLALDVLEHCDDDVEGLRAMERFVAPGGQLVLTVPAYRWLWSGEDVISRHRRRYTRRMLVGACERAGLQVLYASYFNLAILPAVAAVVWTRRLLDPAAREHSNLRPTAPWLNETLYRVTSSEARWVGDERLAMPAGASLVARLARAKSEHAAVA
- a CDS encoding polyprenol monophosphomannose synthase translates to MSTPPKAVVVIPTYNERENIGRIVPLALAATPCEVVVVDDESPDGTAAVVADMAARDPRVHLVKHSPKLGIGPAYKEGFRVAIAMQPELVIQMDADLSHPPEMLAEMVRLAADHDLVLGSRYLNGITVVNWPIERLLISYFGNAYVRGVTRMPVRDATGGFKCWRREALVAVEPERVRSNGYAFQIETTFRAWRHGCSIKEVPILFVDRVEGESKMNRRIGLEALWIVWWLKLADRLGRL
- a CDS encoding sulfatase-like hydrolase/transferase is translated as MTRVLAAVAFLVAAHAARAGEIAITRLGGGLGWTHCAVEHLGETRPATACAQIHRAASGKDVVVPPGRTIEVALDPAAAKGAVRLVTEAFTYADAPTEPIAAATLKDFDRVVTQGNNDRFLERGFMHEPAMRAALQPPLAAASLPTKLTLRFGADDVGRKVAYGVWAWPATAPPDLHVETEPIVVTAGDGLRIGFGVQDPGWGPGAPPVTFIVSETTKGDPPTPLWSRRLDPARRAGDRGWIDAEVELQPAMEGPVTIGLDAHVEGEGATFPVWARPILVRTAPPAPARTNLLLISLDTVRADHLSGAGYKRATSPVLDAFAGEGVRFDQAIAPFPSTTASHMSMLTGLYPCAHRVIAPSVTLAASVTTLAEVLARAGYSTGAVTEDGLIKGDIGFNRGFDAYRDQVWTGDEPVGLFPDTTEVARGWIARHATDPFFFFLHTYQPHTPFKVPAYYKGLFVVPPASPEALVQEAAYDEGLRYTDDLLASILGWLRRTGLAERTLVVVTSDHGTEFGEHGGIGHARGVYDEQVHVPLVLHHPTLAAGGRRVPTAVSIIDLTPTVLELLGQGVPDGLQGRSLAPLVRGEPLARGDVFAEQLWGPRQTLLRTDDRAWIVKPSGTELYDVATDPREQHDLAPEHKDEAAAGAARITAFRDGCAEVAKRIQTTAAAPLDADRTRALKALGYLQ
- a CDS encoding methyltransferase domain-containing protein; translated protein: MSAFTGERLPGGGDAEFGVDMARHMAAYDFAATRAPGKSVLDAGCGEGYGAARLADAAREVVGVDRIEPITVARARHRHPRLRFEVADLEHLEALGRQFDLVVSFQVIEHLPDPVGYLRALAARIAPGGEMIVTTPNRLMSVSENPYHLREWTAPELLALAAPVLPGVRVEGMNGSARVLAYERARGEQVRRILRLDPLGLRNLVPGFIVRGVFPRLARLVRRRIGAGAAMPDVGPADFSVHGRDLEHALDLVLLARPGGSSG